A stretch of Paracoccus sp. MA DNA encodes these proteins:
- a CDS encoding ABC transporter substrate-binding protein, which translates to MTKTIRLALLASTLLGSAAWAQDVTLTIESWRNDDLAIWQEKIIPAFEAANPGIKINFAPSAPPEYNAVLNSKLDAGSAGDLITCRPFDASLELFKKGKLADLSDLAAMANFSDVAKSAWQTDDGAQTFCVPMASVIHGFIYNKTAFDELGLTPPKTEAEFFALLDKIKEDGSYIPMAMGTADQWEAATMGYQNIGPNYWKGEEGRKALIEGTQKLTDEPWVAPFRQLAKWKDYLGDGFEAQTYPDSQNLFTLGRAAIYPAGSWEIGVFGPQIGGAFEMGAFPPPVPAEGDTCYISDHTDIALGMNAATKHPEEARKFLEWVGSSEFAALYANALPGFFSLNSAPVEMEDPLAKEFVGWRESCEPTIRSTYQILSRGTPNLENETWTASANVITGAETPEAAAERLQQGLASWYAPQQK; encoded by the coding sequence ATGACCAAGACCATCCGCCTGGCGCTGCTGGCCAGCACATTGCTGGGCAGCGCCGCCTGGGCCCAGGACGTGACGCTGACCATCGAAAGCTGGCGCAACGACGACCTCGCCATCTGGCAGGAAAAGATCATCCCGGCCTTCGAGGCGGCCAATCCCGGCATCAAGATCAATTTCGCGCCCTCGGCGCCGCCGGAATACAACGCGGTGCTGAATTCCAAGCTGGATGCGGGCTCGGCCGGCGACCTGATCACCTGCCGGCCCTTCGATGCCTCGCTGGAGCTGTTCAAGAAGGGCAAGCTGGCCGATCTGAGCGACCTGGCGGCGATGGCGAATTTCTCGGACGTGGCGAAATCGGCCTGGCAGACCGATGACGGTGCCCAGACCTTCTGCGTGCCGATGGCCTCGGTGATCCATGGCTTCATCTACAACAAGACCGCCTTCGACGAGCTGGGCCTGACCCCGCCCAAGACCGAGGCGGAGTTCTTTGCCCTGCTCGACAAGATCAAGGAAGACGGCAGCTATATCCCGATGGCCATGGGCACCGCGGACCAGTGGGAGGCCGCCACCATGGGCTACCAGAACATCGGCCCGAATTACTGGAAGGGCGAGGAAGGCCGCAAGGCGCTGATCGAGGGCACGCAAAAGCTGACCGACGAGCCTTGGGTCGCGCCCTTCCGCCAGCTGGCGAAGTGGAAGGACTATCTGGGCGACGGGTTCGAGGCCCAGACCTATCCCGACAGCCAGAACCTGTTCACCCTGGGCCGCGCCGCCATCTATCCGGCCGGGTCCTGGGAAATCGGCGTCTTCGGCCCGCAGATCGGCGGCGCCTTCGAGATGGGCGCGTTTCCGCCCCCCGTCCCGGCCGAGGGCGACACCTGCTATATCAGCGACCATACCGATATCGCGCTGGGGATGAATGCCGCGACGAAGCATCCGGAAGAGGCGCGGAAATTCCTGGAATGGGTCGGCTCGTCGGAATTCGCCGCGCTTTACGCCAATGCGCTGCCGGGCTTCTTCTCGCTGAATTCGGCCCCGGTCGAGATGGAAGACCCGCTGGCGAAGGAATTTGTCGGCTGGCGCGAAAGCTGCGAGCCGACCATCCGCTCGACCTACCAGATCCTGTCGCGCGGCACGCCGAACCTGGAAAACGAGACCTGGACCGCCTCGGCCAATGTCATCACCGGCGCCGAGACGCCCGAGGCTGCGGCCGAGCGGCTGCAGCAGGGCCTGGCCTCGTGGTACGCGCCGCAGCAGAAGTGA
- a CDS encoding carbohydrate ABC transporter permease, giving the protein MAQRKAFRWHIAVFLAPAVLVYTAIMIVPLFGTLNLSLFNIGEGGRVFVGLRNFATLFGDPRWSASFWNALGNNAWFFLVHMLVQNPVGVALAALLSSPRLRGAAFYRTAIFIPTILSFVIVGFVWKLILSPIWGIAPGMLDAVGLKSLFAPWLGREGTALTTLALISVWQFVGIPMMLIYAALLSIPGEVIEAAEIDGVTGWSQFWKIKLPLILPSIGIISILTFVGNFNAFDLIYVTQGALAGPNFSTDILGTFLYRTFFGFQLQIGDPHMGATIATAMFGIILLGVGFYLFAIQRRLRRYQF; this is encoded by the coding sequence ATGGCGCAGCGGAAAGCGTTTCGCTGGCATATCGCGGTGTTTCTTGCCCCCGCGGTGCTGGTCTATACCGCCATCATGATCGTTCCGCTGTTCGGGACGCTGAACCTGTCGCTGTTCAACATCGGCGAGGGCGGGCGGGTTTTCGTGGGCCTGCGGAACTTCGCCACGCTGTTCGGCGATCCGCGCTGGTCGGCGAGCTTCTGGAACGCGCTCGGCAACAACGCCTGGTTCTTCCTGGTGCACATGCTGGTGCAGAACCCGGTCGGCGTGGCGCTGGCGGCGCTGCTGAGCTCGCCGCGGCTGCGGGGGGCGGCGTTCTATCGCACCGCGATCTTCATCCCCACCATCCTGAGCTTCGTCATCGTCGGCTTCGTCTGGAAGCTGATCCTGTCGCCGATCTGGGGCATCGCGCCGGGGATGCTGGACGCCGTCGGGCTGAAGTCGCTGTTCGCGCCCTGGCTGGGCCGCGAGGGCACGGCGCTGACCACGCTGGCGCTGATCTCGGTCTGGCAGTTCGTCGGCATCCCGATGATGCTGATCTATGCCGCGCTGCTGTCGATCCCCGGCGAGGTGATCGAGGCGGCCGAGATCGACGGCGTCACCGGCTGGTCGCAGTTCTGGAAGATCAAGCTGCCGCTGATCCTGCCCTCGATCGGCATCATCTCGATCCTGACCTTCGTCGGCAATTTCAACGCCTTCGACCTGATCTATGTGACGCAAGGCGCGCTGGCGGGGCCGAATTTCTCGACCGACATCCTGGGGACGTTCCTTTACCGGACCTTCTTCGGCTTCCAGCTGCAGATCGGCGATCCGCATATGGGCGCGACCATCGCCACCGCCATGTTCGGCATCATCCTGCTGGGCGTCGGCTTCTACCTGTTCGCCATCCAGCGCCGGCTGCGCCGCTATCAGTTCTGA
- a CDS encoding carbohydrate ABC transporter permease, whose protein sequence is MSQARHSTARSLAAHAVLILYTVIALFPVFVVVINSFKNRRAIFADPLAVPTTESFDLIGYRTVLAQGDFVLYFQNSLIVTVASLFFVLLFGAMAAFALSEYRFRGNMLMGLYLALGIMIPIRLGTVAILQMMVASGLVNTLTALVLVYTAQGLPLAVFILSEFMRGVSDDLKNAGRIDGLSEYTIFFRLVLPLVRPAMATVAVFTMIPIWNDLWFPLILAPSEATKTVTLGSQVFIGQFVTNWNAVLAALSLAILPVLVLYLIFSRQLIRGITAGAVK, encoded by the coding sequence ATGAGCCAAGCCCGCCATTCCACCGCCCGCAGCCTGGCCGCCCATGCCGTGCTGATCCTTTACACGGTGATCGCGCTGTTCCCGGTCTTTGTCGTGGTCATCAACAGCTTCAAGAACCGCCGGGCGATCTTCGCCGATCCGCTGGCCGTGCCGACGACGGAAAGCTTCGACCTGATCGGCTATCGCACGGTGCTGGCGCAGGGGGATTTCGTCCTTTATTTCCAGAACTCGCTGATCGTCACCGTGGCCAGCTTGTTCTTCGTGCTGCTGTTCGGCGCCATGGCGGCCTTCGCCCTGTCGGAATACCGCTTTCGCGGCAATATGCTGATGGGGTTGTACCTCGCGCTGGGGATCATGATCCCGATCCGGCTGGGCACCGTCGCCATATTGCAGATGATGGTGGCCTCCGGGCTGGTCAACACGCTGACGGCGCTGGTGCTGGTCTATACCGCGCAGGGGCTGCCGCTGGCGGTGTTCATCCTGTCCGAGTTCATGCGCGGCGTCTCGGACGATCTGAAGAATGCCGGGCGCATCGACGGGCTGTCGGAATACACCATCTTCTTCCGGCTGGTGCTGCCGCTGGTGCGGCCGGCCATGGCCACCGTCGCCGTCTTCACCATGATCCCGATCTGGAACGACCTGTGGTTCCCGCTGATCCTGGCGCCCAGCGAGGCGACCAAGACCGTCACCCTGGGCAGCCAGGTCTTCATCGGCCAGTTCGTCACCAACTGGAACGCCGTGCTGGCGGCGCTGAGCCTCGCCATCCTGCCGGTGCTGGTGCTTTACCTGATCTTCTCGCGCCAGCTGATCCGCGGCATCACCGCCGGCGCCGTCAAATGA